A genomic stretch from Desulfotignum balticum DSM 7044 includes:
- a CDS encoding helix-turn-helix domain-containing protein translates to MNKKYKNVFNALEKDPAVAKNLFIRSRLMIEIREYIQKNKLTQKEASIKTGVTQPRISDLMRGKIDLFTIDTLVSMLEKLGIDVDVTLTRAA, encoded by the coding sequence ATGAATAAGAAATACAAAAATGTTTTTAACGCTCTGGAAAAAGATCCGGCTGTTGCTAAAAACCTGTTTATCAGAAGCCGGTTAATGATAGAAATCCGCGAATATATTCAGAAAAATAAACTGACACAGAAAGAAGCCAGCATTAAAACAGGTGTGACACAACCCCGTATCAGTGATCTTATGAGAGGAAAAATCGATCTGTTTACCATCGATACCCTGGTATCCATGCTTGAAAAATTAGGCATTGATGTTGATGTCACATTGACGCGGGCGGCATGA
- a CDS encoding ATP-binding protein, with protein MGQYYLDRCIGCGLCVSVCPVEAVTFVPKFGADYRYFQNTPAIEEKYNGGILIDDYLDILKRTGWYHTHIIQAPLSSQRFSAGVVSAMQKKAYWALPVEMTFNVMPPASM; from the coding sequence ATGGGGCAGTATTACCTGGACCGGTGCATCGGCTGCGGCCTGTGTGTATCTGTCTGTCCTGTGGAAGCCGTAACCTTTGTGCCCAAATTCGGGGCAGACTATCGGTATTTTCAGAATACGCCGGCAATAGAGGAAAAATATAACGGCGGCATCCTCATAGACGATTACCTTGATATCCTGAAAAGGACGGGATGGTATCATACCCATATCATCCAGGCGCCTCTGTCGTCCCAGCGCTTCAGTGCCGGAGTCGTTTCTGCAATGCAAAAAAAAGCATATTGGGCGTTACCAGTCGAAATGACCTTCAACGTCATGCCGCCCGCGTCAATGTGA
- a CDS encoding DUF4143 domain-containing protein translates to MKKIHLPGCCGPPGIDPKKSNLYFYRDSKGNEVDLVCVTGTDLFPIEIKAGMVMVM, encoded by the coding sequence TTGAAAAAAATTCATCTGCCGGGTTGCTGTGGGCCTCCCGGCATCGACCCGAAAAAAAGCAACCTGTATTTTTACAGAGACAGCAAAGGCAACGAGGTGGATCTGGTCTGTGTCACGGGTACCGACCTTTTTCCCATAGAAATCAAAGCCGGGATGGTCATGGTCATGTAA
- a CDS encoding hydrogenase maturation protease gives MTDNITVLGVGNILYQDDGVGIRVVEALSQGYDFSDNVSIVDGGVLGINLLGIISQAGRLIVVDTVINHGRPGPSAPAWGSITWTGASAAACVYLSVLWKP, from the coding sequence ATGACAGATAATATCACCGTGCTGGGAGTGGGAAACATCCTGTACCAGGATGACGGGGTGGGCATCCGTGTGGTGGAAGCCCTGTCACAGGGCTATGACTTTTCCGACAATGTCTCCATAGTGGACGGTGGGGTTCTGGGGATCAACCTTTTAGGGATCATCTCCCAGGCTGGCCGCCTCATTGTGGTGGATACCGTCATCAACCACGGCCGGCCCGGACCGTCAGCACCCGCATGGGGCAGTATTACCTGGACCGGTGCATCGGCTGCGGCCTGTGTGTATCTGTCTGTCCTGTGGAAGCCGTAA